AGTTTTTTAGTATTGATACCTGTAGTGTTGACGGAATCTGTCAGTCTGCATGTCCTGTTGATATTAATACCGGCACACTGGTGAAACAGCTACGAAGCAGCCAAACATCGCCAATAACTCAGAAGGCTGCTGCCGTTGTGGCAAACCACTACGGTATGCTTTCCAAGCCAATGCGACTGGCAACCAAACTGATAACCCCGATCCATCAAACCAATGGGGTTCGGCATCCTGAAAACGTTGTGGCAAACGGGATGCCTGCAGTAGTGTATCTACCCTCGTGTCCGCAGCGTTGGTCGCATACGGGAACGGACATTGTGTGTGACCTTGCAACACTTGCCGGACAGGAATTGATTTTACCCGATACCTCTACAACCATGTGCTGTGGGCAGCCTTTCGATTCCAAGGGGCTGTATGAAGCATCTCAAATAACGAGGAACCATACAGTGGAAGGTCTGCGCCGTTCAGGAATTGGTGCCCACACAGCTGTCCTTGTTGATACTTCAACCTGTGCGGTTGCATATCGGGCAGACCTTGAACAGCATCACTGGAAGGTCTTATCACCAGTAGAATGGCTGTTTACCCATGTTCTGCCATTTGTGAACCTCAAGCCCCTTAACACCAACATCATGTTGCATATTGGATGTAGTCAGTTAAAACTCTCCGAAACCGAAATGTATCGCACAATTGTAGAGAGCATTGCGGGTGAGGGGAGTGTACTTGTTGAAACCGGGTGCTGTGGAATGGCAGGCATTCACGGTGTACGCTATCCATCGATACCTTCAACTGCACTGCGTGAACTTCATAAGCGAACAACGATGGAACAGTGTTCGCATATCGTTACGACGAATACGTTTTGTGCAGCAGGCATTGAGCGGTTTTCTGGCGGTATCCCCACACTAACCATTTTTGAAATGCTTGTGCAAGCTGCGCCCGAACGGAATACCACTACATTCGAAAAACCTGATTCTTCCACGTAACCTTCTTTTTTAAGACAAGCACCGGAAGGAATAGCTCGGTAAGCACCAGAAAAAGCATTGACGGGATAATGACAAAGGGCGAAACCCTATGTTTTGTTAACGAAGATGCAACGTACACCAGTGAACTATCAGCAATCAGCCTGAGGAAGAGAAAACACCACAGCAGGATCCACATTTCAAAGACGGCCGAGATAGCAACACCCGCCCACAGTGCAATGCTGGTTGCAACAAAAAGAACAGCCTTCATGCCGAGAGCCGTACCGCCACGTACCCAACGATGTCGCTGCTTAACATACTCCATAAAGTGACTGCAGGGCAGTGTAAGCACCGATGCTGACGGTGCGATGGCAAATCGAAGTTGGTATCCTGCATTCTTAACAGCTTTCTGCAGGGCCATGTCTTCGGTTAAACTGAAGGCAATGGACCGGTATCCGCCCAGGTCGGTAAAGATATTCCGACGTATTGCCAGATTATTCCCAAAACAACCCAGTGCCGTTCCATTGCCAACGGCACCGGCAGCCATACTTTGAGTGTAAAGCCACTCCACCATCTGCGCCTGTTGCAGAAGACGTGAGCCTTCTACGCCGGTAATACCACTAACAAGCCCCACATCAGGACTGGAAAACTGTGCAACCATTCCCCGAACCCATCCTGCCGACACCCGGCAGTCAGCATCTGTCATTAAAACAATCTCACCGCCTGCATTATCAATACCATACTGTAATGCCCCCGGCTTGCCTCTCAGATTCGGGTTATTATCATCAACCTCTTTGTGGACAATCCTTATTGGGTACTGTAACGCAAGGCGATTTAAACATTCGGCCGTTTTGTCAGTACTGCGATCATTTACAAAAATGTACTCAATCCGGTCCGGTGGATAATCAGTTGTCATCAATGCTTCCACACAACGCAACAGGTTTTTATCTTCGTTTCTTGCTGGTACAACAACCGATACTGTTGGATAGGTAGAGGTATTGTTCCATCGGCGATGTTCACGGATAAAGCCAACAATAAAATACACGACCCGTGCGGTGTAAATCACTGCAAGACAAGATAAAAGAATCGCTAACGCCATAGGTATGCGAATATAGAGACCTACTCACCAGTACGGTTGCTGTGGCTGAAACAACCAGAAAGACTATGACACACAAAACTGACCTCATCAACGGTCCGATTGACTCTTCACTGCGGCTATTTTCAGTGCCATTAGCCTTTAGCTTCCTGGTTAACATGGTGTATTCGCTCATTGACCGTTTTTATGCCTCACGCCTGGGTGACACGGCCATTGCTGCCATAGGCAGCAGTGATCAGGTAAGCTTTTTTCTCTTTACGATGGGAAGCGGACTTGCTGTAGGAACCGGCATTATTGTTTCACGACGCTTTGGTGAAGGAGCCATCAGCGAAGCAAATACAATTGCAACACAGGGAGTTGTGGGAATAACCTGTGTAGCGTTGTTGGTTACGGCAATCGTGTATGCGCTGATGCCGCATATCCCCGGGCTAATGAATATGCCCGGAGATGTTGCCGTGCATGCCCTGGCCTATATGGGGACCCTGTACTTGGGCTTTGCGGCTAACCTTGTTAGTTTTCAAATCTTTACAATCGTCAGAAGTACTGGCAATTCGGTATTTCCGATGGTTGTCCTGATATCAACAACGATTTTGAATGCAGCCATAGCCCCTTTCCTCATATTTGGCTTTGGCCCCTTCCCGAGGATGGAGCTTGCCGGTGCCGGTCTGGCAACTGCAATCGCACAAATCTGCGGGGCATCGTTTGCCGTATGGTCAGTTACCGCCGGTAAGGTAACAATAAGGTTATCACTCCGAAATTATCGTCCGGACTTCACACTGTTAAAGTCAGTTGCAAGGCTTGGGCTGCCGAGTGCAATTCAGATGCTTGCCGTAAGTGTAAACAGGGGTATCATCTTTGTGATTGTAGGGGGCTTTGGCACGTCGGTAACGGCTGCTTACACGCTTGGACTGAATCTTGACATGATGGTTTTTATGAGTGTATTTGCTATTGGAGTGGCTGTGGAAGTGGCAACCGGACAGAATCTCGGAGCAGGGAAGCCAGAGCGCGTGGCTGCATTTCATACGTCAGCAATGAAACAAACAACAACCCTGATGCTTACCCTGGGTCTGCTGGTATGGTTGTTTGGCGAATGGTTCGCACGCTTATACACCCATACCCCAGAAACAGTAACAGAAGTGCTTCGATATCAGAGAAGCACGTCATTAGGGTATGCAGCATTTGCTATTGGGCTAGTCACTGTACGATCAATCAGTGGCGCAGGTGCAGCCTATACAAGTATGCTGGTAACGGTTGGGAGCTTGTTGTTTATGCAGCTTCCGTTGTGCTACGTTTTGTCTCATCAAGCCGGACTTGGGTCAAAAGGAGTATGGATGGGACTGGTCATGGGAAATTTCATTTTTGCAGGCATTGCCTTGGTTGTCCATCGTAAAGGTTCGTGGCGCTCTGCAAGAGTGTAGGGTGCACAGAAATTTCGTGCTACAATTAAACTTTTTGCACCTGGTATGCGATTATGGTGCTGAAGATGACAACATTCACAACATCCACGGTAGCCGCACATCTAAGCACTGATGACGAAATCATCAGTGCCTATCGCAGTGGACAGCAGGAACAGGCAATAACGGCATTTGTACGGCTACATCAGCGGACGGCGTATAGCACGGCACTCAGATATCTTAACTGTCCGGAAGACGCGCGCGACTGTGCTCAGGATGCATTGATAGCTGCCGTAAAATCTTTTAGTACGTTCAAAGGCGAGTCATCACTGAGATCCTGGTTGATACGAATTACACGGAATAAGGCTATCGGACTCTATCGCAGACAGCGCTGGCTTCGCTTCTTACCATTTGGCGACTCGGATACTGACCATGCCGTTATGTGTTCGTCCGAGAGTCCGTTCGACCAGCTTCATCGAAATGAATTTGAGGTATTCTTCCGGACAATACTTGCCAAAATTCCTCCAAGGCAGCGCGAGGTGTTTATGATGCGGTATTTCGAAGACTTAACATACGACGAAATCAGCGCCCAGACAGGCCGAAACGTAGGAACATTGAAGGCAAACTACCACTGGGCCGTAAATACGATTACCAATCTGCTCCGTACATCGGAATACTTTAAAGAATGGAGGTCTGAATTTAATGATGAACTCTAAACCAACTACAGCAGAGAATGGCGTGGGAAAACCGTCTCAGCTTCGCGAGCACCTCACACGCGAGTACACTGACCATATCACGGACTATACGCGCAACATGAGCATTGGCGTCATGAATGCGGTGGAATCAGCAGGCAACCGCAAAAAAACACTATTCAGGTTTTCTGTTGCAGTGGCAGTAGTGACACTTGCCGTAAGCGGAGCAATTTTCTACATGGCCCCGCTACCCAAGGTAGTCAACATAGCACAACAGGCAAGTTATTCTGATCCAGACAACTCCGGCGATATTATTTCGGATTTGGCGGAGCAGGAAGTTGCACTCTATGATCCAGCCGACGATGCAATTCAAACCGATCTGGTAACAGAAGCGGATATCGATAAACTATTTGAAGGAGAAGAATTACAATGAATCACCTAACGAAAAAGGCAGTTCCCGCATTCATTGTCCTTGGGCTCATGGTATTTGCATTTGCTAAAGCAGGAGCACAGGATGAGTCGGCAGACCCGAGTATCAAGGGACGTATCAGCGAGATGCGAAAAGCAAAGATTGTAAAGTTCCTGGAACTCACTCCGGAACAAGCGGCTAAGTTCAGCCCGGTGTATGACAGACAGCAGGAACAACAGAGAACCATGAAAAAGGACATCGCATCGAAAGCAAAAGCTTTGAACAAGCTTACTCGCTCCGGTTCTGCTGATCAGGAAATCGCGGCTAAGGCCGAAGACCTGCGGACGGCAATCCGTAAGATGTGGCAACAGTCAGATGCTGACATGAATGAAATTAAAAGTGTTCTTACGACAAAACAATATGCCCGTTATGTTGCTTTCGAAATTCAATTTCGTGAAGCTCTTCAAAAGGCGGCGCTGAAACGTGCCGGGCGTGGCATGAAAAACCGTCGGTAAATCACTGCAACCGGCTAATTCTTCCTGGATTCAACATCATATCGCACGTTGTTCTGACCAAACAGGGAACACAGGTATTCCGTTGTTTCGGGTGTTTGCTTGATTTTTATTAACGAATTATACTGAATTGTTTTACTGGTGCGTGGAACAACAAATTTCAGGCTCTTCATCCCATCATGACTATCGCAGTACGACCGTAGCTTCTGAAGCTGGCCACGATCAACCGTCTGTGGATCAACACGTATCACGTAACCACTGCTAAGCGATGCCAGCGCATCCTGAAGTGTGTATACCTGATCTACGATAATTCGGACAGCCGATCCAAGAATCTCAAGCTTACCCGAGAACACAAGTACAGAATCGGGCTGAACAACCGATGCGTACTTCGTGTACGTTTCTGCCCAGAGCAGTACTTCGGCACTACCGGTAAACTGTTCAACCTTTACCACTGCAAATGTCTGTTCCCGCTTGTTAAGCCGGGTTTTAACATCTACAACCAGGCCACACAACAACACTTGTTTCCCGTTTTTTGTTAGATCCGGATTGGAGACTGTTATGCTTGAATACGAATGAACGGCAACAGCGTGAGGCTGGAGCGGGTGGCCAGATACATAGAAGTTCAAGTACTCGCGTTCTCTACGGTAGCGTTCCTGTTCGGGCCATGGCTCCGCCTGCGGCAGTGATGGCTCGACCAGCGCTACGTTTTCTAAAGATCCAAAAAGCGAGTCCATCTGATTCAGTCCACCACTGTTTACCTTATGGGCGTACTCAACGGCGGCTTCAATGGCACCAACAAGCTGTGCTCTGTTACCCGACTGTATAGAATCGAAAGCCCCGGAACACACGAGAGCTTCGATAACACGTTTATTGGCAACTTTCGAGTCAATTCGGGCAGCAAAATCAAAAATGGATGTGAAGGGGCCATCGGTCCGCGTTGCCACAATGGAGTCAACCGCTGGAATACCTACATTTTTAATAGCGGCCATTCCAAAATAAATGATCTTACCATCGGCAATAAAGGTGGCTTCCGACTTGTTGATGTCCGGAGGAAGTACGGTGATACCATATCTGCGTGCTTCGTCGATAAACGATACAATCTTCTCCTGATTACCAAGTTCAGCCGTCATGTTCGCTGCAAGGAACTCAGTAGGATAATGTGTTTTTAGCCACGCCGTTTGATACGCAAGGTATGCATAGGCAGCACTATGACTCTTATTAAAACCGTACGAAGCAAACTTCTGAATCAAGTCAAAGATGCTGCCGGCCAGCACGGCATCAATATTATTGTGTGTTCCAGCCCCCTGCACAAATAACTCCCGCTGTTCTGCCATGAGTTTTGGATCCTTCTTCCCCATGGCACGCCTCATGAGGTCGGCCTGCGCCAGACTAAATCCGGCAAGGGTCTGAACAAGCTGCATCACCTGCTCCTGGTACACAATGATGCCGTAGGTGCGCTCCAGAATGGGCTCCATGAGCTGATGTGGATACGTGATGGCGCGCTTTCCGTGCTTCCGGTCAATGAACTCCGGAATATTATCCATGGGACCTGGACGATAAAGAGCGTTCAGCGCAATAAGATCTTCAATTGTTGAAGGCTGAAGGTTGCGCATTGCCTGTTGCATCGGCTCGGATTCAAACTGAAAAACAGCGGTTGTCTGCCCCCGACCAAACATCGCAAACACGTCTGGGTCATCAAATGGTATGGCATCCAGGTCAATCGTTGTCCCGGTTGATTTCTTAATCTGCGCTAATGTATTTTCAATGATGCTCAGCGTCCGCAGCCCCAGGAAGTCCATTTTTAGCAGGCCTGCTGCTTCAAGATCCTTCATGTTGTACTGAGTGGCCGGTTCAGTTTGAGGGGTTTGATAAACAGGAACATAATTACTGACCGGCCCGGGTGCAATCACCACACCGGCCGCATGAAGAGAGCTATTGCGAAGCGTACCTTCCAAGTCGAGGGAATATTCAAGTAAGTCTTTGTACCGTTGCTCAGTAGAATTTTTCAGCCATTTCAGATCGGGCAGGTCCAATGCCTCTTTCAGGGGCGTTACCTTACCTTGGATAACAGGAATTTTGTCGGTTATTGAGTTTATTGTCGCTAGGTCGATACCCAGGACCCGTCCCACATCCTTGAGTACTGCACGTGCACTCAGAGTGCCAAAGGTTATAATCTGAGCAACCGAATCCGATCCATAGGTAGTCTTAACATACTCAATAACTTTATCACGTTTATCGTCGGCAAAATCCACGTCGATATCAGGCATCGAAATTCGGTCTGGATTCAAGAACCGTTCAAAGAGCAGATCGTATTTCAGGGGGTCGATATCTGTGATCTGCAGGGCATAGGCCACGATGGACCCCGCGGCTGAGCCACGACCGGGTCCCACCCGAACTCCCATGTTGCGTGCAGCTCGTATAAAATCCTCAACAATCAGGAAGTATCCGGCATAGCCCATTTTCCGGATAACCGATAGTTCGAAGTGCGCCCTGTCCAGTATCTCGCCAGTAAGGAGCGGGTATCGGCGCTCCAGGCCCTCCATGGTGCGCAGTTCAAGATAATCTTCAAGCGTTGCCACACCACTTTCAGGAGGGATAGGAAATTGTGGCATCTGCAAATCGGTTGGTATCGTAAGATCTACTTTTTCGGCAATTTCAGCCGTGTTCTCGATACCGTCAGGGAAGGCTTTAAAAAGCTCCTTCATTTCGTCCTGCGATTTCAGGTACATTTCCGGTACCTTGTACCGCAGATCCCGCTTGATATCAAAATCCTGATTCTTTGTGTACTGGACATCCTTTGTAATGTGCAGCAGTACATTGTGGCTTACGGCGTGTTTTTTTTGGACGTAATGCGTGTCGTTGCTGACGACGATTTTTATCCCCAACTGCCTGGCAATCTTCGGGGCCTGTTCAAGGACGATTTTGTCCTCGGGTAAACCATGATCCTGTAGTTCAATGTAAAAGTCGTCACCAAAAATCTCTTTGAGTTCACGGGCATTGTTAACAGCCGCCTGATAGTCACCGGCCAGTAGGGGGGCGTTAACAGGGCCGGCAAGACATGCCGACGTACTCACAATACCATCATGATATTGCCGCAGCAGGTTCATATCTATTCGCGGCTTATAGTAAAAGCCCTTTTCGTGCGCTATGCTCGTAAGCTTTATTAGATTTCTGTAGCCTGTTTCATTTTTGGCCAGCAATACCAGATGGTAGTAGTTGCGATGTTTATTGTGCGATTCAAATCGCTCCCTGTCAGTATGGTTACGCACAGCCACATACGCTTCTACGCCAATAATGGGTTTAATCCCGGCAGTCTTGGCCTTTTTGTAAAACTCAAAGCAGCCAAACATGACACCGTGATCCGTGATAGCCAGGGCTTTCTGGTTATCGGCAACTGCTGCAGAAATCAGTTGTTCGGGTGACGGTACGGCGTCGAGAAGTGAATAATGGGTATGATTATGAAGATGAACAAACATGATTGTAATTCTACCATTTGTGTTTTATGGGAACGTTCGCGACTACAGAGCAACTGTTATCGATGTAGCTACAACCCGAGGTAAAAACAGTTCTATTTCAGAACTGACCGAATCCGTGCACTAATAACATCGAGTAGCCATACCACCGCAGTGATGATGATCACAAGCGTTCCTACTTCATGATATTTGGCAAGACCCTGGTACTGAGTGAGCAGAGTGCCAATACCACCGCCGCCAACAAAACCAATAATCGTTGCCATCCTTACGTTGATGTCCCACCGGTACACCGTAAACGACAGGTAGGGAAGTACGCACTGCGGTACAACAGCATACCACAATACCTGAAGTCTGCTTGCGCCAGTGGCTTCAATGGCTTCGATCGGACCATCAGCAATGTTTTCAATTTGCTCAGAATACAGTTTTGTGAGTGACGCAATGGTGTGTACAACAAGAGCCAGCATCCCAGCAAACGGACCAATTCCAACCCAAACGCTAAAGATGATAGCCCAGATGATTGGTTCCATCGAACGGGTAATATTGAGCAGTGCACGCACTACTGAATACACCAGCCGCTCTGCTGGTGAAGCCGTCATAATGTTGCTGGCAGCCAGAAAGGCCAGAACAAAGGCTATAGGGATCGACGCCAGGGTTGCCAGCAAGGCAGTAAATATCGTTACAACCATGGCGTAGAGTGCTTCACCAACGATATCGGTACTGGGGGTTACCAGTGCACCAAATATTCTTCCGGCCCCGGCCAGACCTTCACCCGAAAAGAACTCGCTGATCGAAACGTCAGTAACAATCCAGCCGGCCAGAACAGAGAACACCAGTGTACACCATCCAAGGTGTTGCGTAATCGTACGGGCACCCGGCGAATCAGCAAATGTTCCTGTTAAGAACAGTCGTCCCAGCGAAGCGCGGTTGGTAACTGACGCCACAAGAAAAACAGCCGCCACCGTCGCTACGAGCCATGGTGCCACCGTACCAGACACGACATCGGTTTCAAGAAATGCCGGAAGTATCACAAAAACAAGGCAAGCTGCAAGATAGGCTCCCAGAAGTGCATCAATCACCCATGATAGGAACACATTCATTTTTGATGTCATTCCACCACCTCCGCGTCATTACCATAGATGGCCTTGAACCATTCATCCGTTATCTGGTCAGGTCCTCCCGTAAAGACCAACTCACCGCCGCGCAATGCAATTACACGAGTGGCATACCTGCGTACGAGCGAGAGAAAATGCAGATTACACACAATGGTTGTCCCCAGCTCCTTGTTGATTGCCTCCAGGTGATCCATCACTGAATGTGCTGTTGCCGGGTCGAGTGAAGCCACCGGTTCATCGGCAAGCACCAGGCGCGGATTCTGCATCAGGGCGCGGGCAATGGCAACGCGCTGTTTCTGGCCGCCCGAAAGAGCGTCAGCTCTGTTATCTGCCTTCGATTCGATTCCCACGCGCCGAAGCAGATCGAGTGCCCGTGTTCTCTGCTCCTGCGTAAAACGTCCCATAATCCCAGCTGCAGAAGACATGGAGCCAAGAGCTCCGTACAGCACGTTGTTCAGTACGCTGTGCCGGTCAATTAAATTAAAATGCTGAAAGATCATGCCAATCTGTGCCCTGTGTTTTCGCAACCCATCACCTTGTACATGGGTCACATCAGTTCCGTTAAACCGCACCACACCATCCGACGGCTTGATAAGGCGGTTCATGGTTCGCATCAGCGTACTTTTCCCGCTTCCTGATAAACCAATCACTACAATAAATTCACCGGCAGTAATCGACAATGAAATGTTATTCAGTGCCCTGAAGCCGTTAGGGTATGTATGCGTGATATTCTGTAGTTCAAGCAGCGGAGTCATTGGCAAAGCTATCATTATCCCA
This is a stretch of genomic DNA from Ignavibacteria bacterium. It encodes these proteins:
- a CDS encoding glycosyltransferase, encoding MALAILLSCLAVIYTARVVYFIVGFIREHRRWNNTSTYPTVSVVVPARNEDKNLLRCVEALMTTDYPPDRIEYIFVNDRSTDKTAECLNRLALQYPIRIVHKEVDDNNPNLRGKPGALQYGIDNAGGEIVLMTDADCRVSAGWVRGMVAQFSSPDVGLVSGITGVEGSRLLQQAQMVEWLYTQSMAAGAVGNGTALGCFGNNLAIRRNIFTDLGGYRSIAFSLTEDMALQKAVKNAGYQLRFAIAPSASVLTLPCSHFMEYVKQRHRWVRGGTALGMKAVLFVATSIALWAGVAISAVFEMWILLWCFLFLRLIADSSLVYVASSLTKHRVSPFVIIPSMLFLVLTELFLPVLVLKKKVTWKNQVFRM
- the dnaE gene encoding DNA polymerase III subunit alpha — encoded protein: MFVHLHNHTHYSLLDAVPSPEQLISAAVADNQKALAITDHGVMFGCFEFYKKAKTAGIKPIIGVEAYVAVRNHTDRERFESHNKHRNYYHLVLLAKNETGYRNLIKLTSIAHEKGFYYKPRIDMNLLRQYHDGIVSTSACLAGPVNAPLLAGDYQAAVNNARELKEIFGDDFYIELQDHGLPEDKIVLEQAPKIARQLGIKIVVSNDTHYVQKKHAVSHNVLLHITKDVQYTKNQDFDIKRDLRYKVPEMYLKSQDEMKELFKAFPDGIENTAEIAEKVDLTIPTDLQMPQFPIPPESGVATLEDYLELRTMEGLERRYPLLTGEILDRAHFELSVIRKMGYAGYFLIVEDFIRAARNMGVRVGPGRGSAAGSIVAYALQITDIDPLKYDLLFERFLNPDRISMPDIDVDFADDKRDKVIEYVKTTYGSDSVAQIITFGTLSARAVLKDVGRVLGIDLATINSITDKIPVIQGKVTPLKEALDLPDLKWLKNSTEQRYKDLLEYSLDLEGTLRNSSLHAAGVVIAPGPVSNYVPVYQTPQTEPATQYNMKDLEAAGLLKMDFLGLRTLSIIENTLAQIKKSTGTTIDLDAIPFDDPDVFAMFGRGQTTAVFQFESEPMQQAMRNLQPSTIEDLIALNALYRPGPMDNIPEFIDRKHGKRAITYPHQLMEPILERTYGIIVYQEQVMQLVQTLAGFSLAQADLMRRAMGKKDPKLMAEQRELFVQGAGTHNNIDAVLAGSIFDLIQKFASYGFNKSHSAAYAYLAYQTAWLKTHYPTEFLAANMTAELGNQEKIVSFIDEARRYGITVLPPDINKSEATFIADGKIIYFGMAAIKNVGIPAVDSIVATRTDGPFTSIFDFAARIDSKVANKRVIEALVCSGAFDSIQSGNRAQLVGAIEAAVEYAHKVNSGGLNQMDSLFGSLENVALVEPSLPQAEPWPEQERYRREREYLNFYVSGHPLQPHAVAVHSYSSITVSNPDLTKNGKQVLLCGLVVDVKTRLNKREQTFAVVKVEQFTGSAEVLLWAETYTKYASVVQPDSVLVFSGKLEILGSAVRIIVDQVYTLQDALASLSSGYVIRVDPQTVDRGQLQKLRSYCDSHDGMKSLKFVVPRTSKTIQYNSLIKIKQTPETTEYLCSLFGQNNVRYDVESRKN
- the phnE gene encoding phosphonate ABC transporter, permease protein PhnE yields the protein MTSKMNVFLSWVIDALLGAYLAACLVFVILPAFLETDVVSGTVAPWLVATVAAVFLVASVTNRASLGRLFLTGTFADSPGARTITQHLGWCTLVFSVLAGWIVTDVSISEFFSGEGLAGAGRIFGALVTPSTDIVGEALYAMVVTIFTALLATLASIPIAFVLAFLAASNIMTASPAERLVYSVVRALLNITRSMEPIIWAIIFSVWVGIGPFAGMLALVVHTIASLTKLYSEQIENIADGPIEAIEATGASRLQVLWYAVVPQCVLPYLSFTVYRWDINVRMATIIGFVGGGGIGTLLTQYQGLAKYHEVGTLVIIITAVVWLLDVISARIRSVLK
- a CDS encoding sigma-70 family RNA polymerase sigma factor codes for the protein MTTFTTSTVAAHLSTDDEIISAYRSGQQEQAITAFVRLHQRTAYSTALRYLNCPEDARDCAQDALIAAVKSFSTFKGESSLRSWLIRITRNKAIGLYRRQRWLRFLPFGDSDTDHAVMCSSESPFDQLHRNEFEVFFRTILAKIPPRQREVFMMRYFEDLTYDEISAQTGRNVGTLKANYHWAVNTITNLLRTSEYFKEWRSEFNDEL
- the phnC gene encoding phosphonate ABC transporter ATP-binding protein — encoded protein: MTPLLELQNITHTYPNGFRALNNISLSITAGEFIVVIGLSGSGKSTLMRTMNRLIKPSDGVVRFNGTDVTHVQGDGLRKHRAQIGMIFQHFNLIDRHSVLNNVLYGALGSMSSAAGIMGRFTQEQRTRALDLLRRVGIESKADNRADALSGGQKQRVAIARALMQNPRLVLADEPVASLDPATAHSVMDHLEAINKELGTTIVCNLHFLSLVRRYATRVIALRGGELVFTGGPDQITDEWFKAIYGNDAEVVE
- a CDS encoding MATE family efflux transporter is translated as MTHKTDLINGPIDSSLRLFSVPLAFSFLVNMVYSLIDRFYASRLGDTAIAAIGSSDQVSFFLFTMGSGLAVGTGIIVSRRFGEGAISEANTIATQGVVGITCVALLVTAIVYALMPHIPGLMNMPGDVAVHALAYMGTLYLGFAANLVSFQIFTIVRSTGNSVFPMVVLISTTILNAAIAPFLIFGFGPFPRMELAGAGLATAIAQICGASFAVWSVTAGKVTIRLSLRNYRPDFTLLKSVARLGLPSAIQMLAVSVNRGIIFVIVGGFGTSVTAAYTLGLNLDMMVFMSVFAIGVAVEVATGQNLGAGKPERVAAFHTSAMKQTTTLMLTLGLLVWLFGEWFARLYTHTPETVTEVLRYQRSTSLGYAAFAIGLVTVRSISGAGAAYTSMLVTVGSLLFMQLPLCYVLSHQAGLGSKGVWMGLVMGNFIFAGIALVVHRKGSWRSARV
- a CDS encoding Spy/CpxP family protein refolding chaperone, which codes for MNHLTKKAVPAFIVLGLMVFAFAKAGAQDESADPSIKGRISEMRKAKIVKFLELTPEQAAKFSPVYDRQQEQQRTMKKDIASKAKALNKLTRSGSADQEIAAKAEDLRTAIRKMWQQSDADMNEIKSVLTTKQYARYVAFEIQFREALQKAALKRAGRGMKNRR